The DNA segment GATCCAGCTGTAACACCGTCCGTACAGTGACTGAACGGTCCGGGCACCGAATCGCATTGCCCAACCGGACTTGCACTGACACAACGAACTCGACTCTGTCCGGAGGCTCCAATCCGCAAGTCAGAATATTTGTCAATTCGGACCAATAGGTGCGCATGGCTGCGCGGATATCTTGGGTGAGATCCAGCCTCGATGCCCACTTATCGTTACTGATCGCGCGAACGCTCGTCCCGCCAGTTCTTGCTGCATACAGCCGCTGCACAGGCCTCGCGATGAACGAACGTCCCGTGCGGGACTCATCACAGGCTCACTTTCGAGCCAGTGCAGCCCACTCGTCAGTTGGACTTCCTGGCTTCAGTTTTCGTCGCCGGCACAAGGTATTTCGATTTAGCCTTCTAGCGCTCCTCTGCTCGAATGGTCGGATGCGCGGTGCGTTGCGCTCGTACGCTGCCAACAGGGATGCAGTTGATCCTGATGATCCCTCCCGTAGGCGCAGCGTTGTACGCCGTGAGAACTTGAGCTGCGTCTGTGAACCGAACCGCTTCGATTATAAGGTCAAATGGCCCCGTGTTGATCTTTGATTCTCCGAACTGACGAGTGATGCCGTCGTGATGCAGATTGATCCCGGCCGTTGGATTCTCCTTGATTACTTCGTCGATCCATTTCTGCGCGCGGTCCTCCTTGATGAGGGTTCCCGTGATGACATTGATGCCAGTGAAGGTCCCCTTGATGAGGCTCATGAGGAATGCGATGGTTTCCGCGTCGCCTTCCGAGATGACCGCTGGCATTCGGATGTCTGCGTCGTATGCTTTGGCGACGATGGTAGCGTCCTTAATCAGTCGGACAAGTCCTTCGTCGAGCGAGGGCACTTGTGTTGTGTGGGTCTTGGCGTGGAACAGTTCGCGCTCGTCTTCGAGGTCGTAGAGTCGCAGTTCGCCTGTTGTCTGAAGAACGTTGAGCGCCTCTGCGTATCTTTGAACGCTCGCGATGGGCGCACCTTCCATGCATTGGTCGATGTTGAAGGCTCCTCGCTGGTTCCTGATGGTGATGGTTACCGTGAACGGTTGCTTGCCCGTGCTTGTTAGTGTCAGTTCTTCGGTGCCTAGACTCGTTATCTCGAAGTTGATGAAGTCGTACACCACGTTCAAATGTTCGTTGCCGATGGTCAGCCTTGTCGGGATGAGCTTCGTGCCATGTCGGGGTCCGAGGGCGAGTGTTTCCGCGTTTTGCAGGTCAGGGAAGTTCAGGGTTGTGCGCAATCTGGTGAATTCTTTGGCATCGAACGTTGTTCCTCGTCCGGTTCTGATGTATTCGCCGATCTTGGTGACGCCGGTCCCGATGAACGAGACGTCGAGTTTTATTGGGTCCTCGCGAAGGGCCTGTCTATCGCGGGCGTATGCGTTGATGACAGCGTTCCCCATATTAACGCTGAACGCCGCATGGTTGCCGCCCGCCTTTGGTGGCCTGTCGGTCGTCATGACAAGTTCGTAATCAAATCGCTCGTCATGCTGCCTTAGCCTCTCAATATACTGCCGGGCATTCTCTATGGTCATGTTCCGTAGCTCTTCGTCACTGCACTCGCCCGTCTTGGTCACGAGTGCCCGGAGGTCCCTGATGCTAAGCCCGAGTTCGGGGAAGTAGTGATTCCTTATCGTATCTCGATGCATTAGTTCGCTGATGATGTCGCTTGCGGTCATGAGGCCGATGGCAAGCCCCGGTGTGTATCCTTTGGCGAACGTTTGGAACCATTCGTGAGCTTTGATGTCCATGTCCGTGCTGACGCAAAGAATCCAACGTTCGGGATTGTGATGCTCTTTAGCCGTGCGAAGGGACTTCTTGATTTGTTCTCGTTGTGATTTCTTGACGCCGTTAGGAAAGCTCTTTGCCTGCCAGATTGTGCTGCCGCTGGCGAGGTCGCCAATGAACGCATCGATTCCCTGATCGCCGCCGGCACCCTCGACCTTTCGAATGTTCGCGTCCGGGTGTCGTGCTGTGAGAAGCATAAACACGAGGTCCTCGAATTTGTCCCGATCGAGTTCCTTGAGGCGTTGGCGTAGAGAATCCATCCCTTATCAGTCCTTTTTCTCCTGGATAGTGTAGCTGCTAGCGCGTGCTGTTTCGCGTACGTCGGCCGTAACCGGGGCAGGGGAGTTTTTGGCGGAAGCGAACCGCTGCCACTCGTTTCGGGAATGCAGCCATCCCAACCTCTGTGTCGGCCCTGGCGTGCTTGATTGTCAGCTACGCCGCGGGACATCTCTCCGCAGCAATCTCCAGGTGCTCGGCGCTATGATCGGGGGAGCTATGCCGGAGCTCATCGCGTTTCTCGATACGAACACGTTTCTACATTTTCCGAGACTCGACCAACTTGACTGGCTGGCACTGCTTCATTCGACGGGCGTACGCTTAATAGTG comes from the Clostridia bacterium genome and includes:
- a CDS encoding restriction endonuclease, translating into MDSLRQRLKELDRDKFEDLVFMLLTARHPDANIRKVEGAGGDQGIDAFIGDLASGSTIWQAKSFPNGVKKSQREQIKKSLRTAKEHHNPERWILCVSTDMDIKAHEWFQTFAKGYTPGLAIGLMTASDIISELMHRDTIRNHYFPELGLSIRDLRALVTKTGECSDEELRNMTIENARQYIERLRQHDERFDYELVMTTDRPPKAGGNHAAFSVNMGNAVINAYARDRQALREDPIKLDVSFIGTGVTKIGEYIRTGRGTTFDAKEFTRLRTTLNFPDLQNAETLALGPRHGTKLIPTRLTIGNEHLNVVYDFINFEITSLGTEELTLTSTGKQPFTVTITIRNQRGAFNIDQCMEGAPIASVQRYAEALNVLQTTGELRLYDLEDERELFHAKTHTTQVPSLDEGLVRLIKDATIVAKAYDADIRMPAVISEGDAETIAFLMSLIKGTFTGINVITGTLIKEDRAQKWIDEVIKENPTAGINLHHDGITRQFGESKINTGPFDLIIEAVRFTDAAQVLTAYNAAPTGGIIRINCIPVGSVRAQRTAHPTIRAEER